One window from the genome of Candidatus Chlorohelix allophototropha encodes:
- a CDS encoding glycosyltransferase family 2 protein yields MSEFPTLAIVIVSYDSAADLPECLKTLLENCEAYPAQTQVAVVENGDKAAQQRTHNTIKPFLKSNLKWLPAPENLGYGGGANYGWEHLEGELYIVLNPDMSFPVGWLQKFVAPFDKNPEIGIAGCKLLTRDGKIQHAGGLIIHGSLLGIHFGYREEDDGRWDESVAVDFVTGAALAVRREIVQALGGFDPAFHPGYFEDVDLCLRARKLGWKIWYEASAVAWHYEGTSFGRKSSYYELLHRNRLHLARKHLDTHQFFTEFIASESKRIAITPPSLDLSASIKIYQALAHSWQVKDNKDEIIVDDQNPVLERLPSRLSDVKKGWLVEEKSFSSRLPFVAKFRERFNNISTRWYVKPILQQQVDYNATVARAIEDLGQVVLAHETTQNIALAAIAERFTGVEERLNRIEEMLAKLVNEKKS; encoded by the coding sequence ATGAGCGAGTTTCCCACATTAGCAATTGTAATAGTCAGCTATGATTCGGCAGCGGATTTGCCTGAGTGTCTAAAAACGCTGCTAGAGAATTGTGAGGCGTACCCCGCTCAAACTCAAGTGGCAGTGGTTGAAAATGGCGATAAAGCCGCACAACAGCGTACTCATAATACGATAAAGCCCTTCCTAAAAAGTAATCTGAAATGGCTTCCAGCCCCTGAAAATCTGGGCTATGGTGGTGGCGCTAACTATGGCTGGGAACATCTGGAAGGAGAGCTATATATAGTTCTCAATCCTGATATGAGTTTTCCGGTAGGTTGGTTGCAAAAGTTTGTCGCACCTTTCGACAAAAATCCCGAAATTGGCATAGCAGGTTGCAAATTGCTAACAAGAGATGGCAAAATCCAGCACGCGGGCGGGTTAATTATACATGGAAGCCTTTTGGGTATCCATTTCGGATACCGCGAAGAGGATGACGGGCGCTGGGATGAAAGCGTGGCGGTAGATTTTGTAACCGGCGCAGCGTTAGCAGTACGGCGAGAAATAGTGCAAGCGTTGGGTGGTTTTGATCCTGCTTTTCATCCTGGCTATTTCGAGGATGTCGATTTGTGCCTCCGAGCGCGCAAATTGGGTTGGAAAATCTGGTATGAAGCAAGTGCAGTTGCTTGGCATTACGAGGGTACAAGTTTCGGGCGCAAAAGCAGTTATTATGAATTATTGCACCGCAATCGACTACACCTTGCGCGAAAACACCTTGACACACATCAATTCTTCACCGAGTTTATAGCGTCGGAAAGCAAACGCATTGCCATAACCCCTCCCAGTCTAGACTTATCTGCCAGCATTAAGATATATCAAGCGCTTGCTCATTCTTGGCAAGTAAAAGATAATAAGGATGAAATTATTGTGGATGATCAAAATCCGGTATTAGAAAGGCTACCATCCCGCCTGAGCGATGTAAAAAAAGGTTGGCTGGTCGAGGAAAAATCTTTCAGTAGCCGCCTACCTTTTGTGGCGAAGTTTCGTGAACGTTTTAATAATATCTCGACTCGCTGGTATGTTAAACCCATCCTGCAACAACAAGTAGATTATAACGCAACAGTAGCACGCGCTATCGAAGACTTGGGACAGGTGGTTTTAGCACATGAAACGACGCAAAACATTGCTTTAGCCGCAATAGCAGAACGTTTTACAGGGGTAGAAGAGCGTTTAAACCGGATTGAGGAAATGTTAGCAAAACTTGTGAACGAGAAAAAATCATGA
- a CDS encoding ParA family protein — MKSKIIAIANQKGGVGKTTTAVSLSAGLAAEGYRILLVDSDPQGNATGSLGINKRELEVSLYEVLVGESTATQAILASGRERLELLPASVELAGAEVELTSLTDDERAFRLKMALEPVRSRFDYILIDCPPSLGQITVNALTAADGVIIPIQCEYLALEGLTQLKNTIDLVTAALNPRLTIFGIIMTMYDGRTNLALQVVEEVKKYFPEQIFNTVVPRSVRLSEAPSFGQSIFEYDPNSRGAQAYKILTREMVARIK; from the coding sequence TTGAAGAGCAAAATTATCGCAATTGCGAATCAGAAAGGTGGTGTGGGTAAAACCACTACCGCCGTAAGTCTTAGTGCGGGTTTGGCTGCCGAAGGCTACCGTATATTGCTGGTAGATAGTGACCCACAGGGGAATGCTACCGGTAGTCTTGGTATTAACAAGCGCGAGTTGGAAGTATCGCTTTACGAGGTGCTGGTGGGCGAAAGTACCGCTACTCAAGCAATACTGGCTTCTGGTAGGGAAAGGCTGGAACTGTTACCCGCTTCGGTAGAATTGGCGGGCGCAGAGGTAGAGCTTACCAGTTTGACCGATGATGAGCGTGCCTTTCGTTTGAAAATGGCGTTGGAGCCTGTACGTTCTCGCTTTGACTATATCCTGATCGATTGCCCGCCTTCGCTAGGTCAAATAACTGTGAATGCGCTGACTGCTGCTGATGGTGTAATCATTCCGATCCAGTGCGAATATCTGGCGTTGGAAGGCTTGACACAGCTAAAGAATACAATTGATCTGGTAACAGCCGCGCTCAACCCTCGGCTGACCATTTTTGGCATCATTATGACGATGTATGATGGGCGTACCAACCTAGCGTTGCAAGTGGTTGAAGAAGTCAAAAAGTATTTTCCGGAGCAAATATTCAATACGGTTGTACCACGTAGTGTGCGCTTGAGTGAAGCTCCCAGTTTCGGGCAGTCTATTTTCGAATATGACCCGAATAGTCGAGGGGCACAGGCGTACAAAATTCTGACACGCGAGATGGTAGCACGCATTAAGTAG
- a CDS encoding ParB/RepB/Spo0J family partition protein — protein sequence MAKARGGLGRGLNALIPGAIPAREVEETKPSLDDENEESLSAAPISDTPPETALSKLSEVRKIGLLTVPITSIAPNPYQPRKKIDPDVLEELANSIRVHGLVQPPVVSYNPDYDPNNHGEEPATVADGVKKEYRARYLLIAGERRWQAAKLIGLTTIPVVVKETTPLQMLELAIVENIQRADLNPLEEAYAYRQLVDEFRLTQEQVSEKVGKSRTAVTNSLRLLDLPKEILDALSDNLFTEGHARALLMAKDNRDRLRLMNLIIEKAMSVRQTEETARRMNTAHAARAYNDEAEPEMRQKQRISELETSSLEQKFRDALSMQVELTRSKRGGKLVVQFYSEEELEWLYRRITGEDFGI from the coding sequence ATGGCTAAGGCAAGAGGCGGTCTGGGTCGCGGTCTGAATGCACTGATACCGGGGGCAATTCCTGCTCGTGAGGTGGAAGAAACAAAACCATCCCTCGACGATGAAAACGAGGAGTCCCTTAGTGCTGCTCCGATTTCTGACACTCCACCTGAAACTGCCTTGAGCAAATTGTCGGAAGTTCGCAAAATCGGTCTATTAACTGTACCGATTACTAGTATTGCGCCTAACCCATACCAGCCCCGTAAAAAAATTGATCCGGATGTGTTGGAAGAACTGGCAAATTCAATTCGGGTTCATGGTTTGGTGCAACCTCCGGTGGTAAGTTATAACCCCGATTACGACCCAAACAATCATGGGGAAGAGCCTGCAACAGTTGCTGACGGGGTTAAGAAAGAATATCGCGCCCGTTACCTGTTGATTGCCGGAGAGCGTCGCTGGCAGGCTGCAAAACTGATTGGGCTTACCACTATTCCGGTTGTAGTCAAAGAAACAACCCCGTTACAGATGCTGGAACTGGCAATAGTTGAGAATATCCAGCGTGCCGACTTGAACCCACTTGAAGAGGCATACGCCTACCGCCAACTAGTAGATGAATTTCGTCTCACTCAAGAACAGGTGTCGGAGAAAGTTGGTAAAAGTCGCACGGCTGTTACCAATTCGCTACGCTTGCTAGATTTGCCTAAAGAGATTCTTGATGCATTGAGTGATAATCTGTTCACCGAAGGTCATGCCCGTGCCTTGCTAATGGCAAAAGATAATCGCGACAGGTTGCGCTTAATGAACCTGATTATCGAGAAAGCTATGAGCGTGCGCCAAACCGAGGAAACAGCTCGTCGGATGAATACAGCCCACGCTGCCCGTGCCTATAACGATGAGGCTGAGCCTGAAATGCGCCAGAAACAACGCATTTCCGAGCTTGAAACCAGTTCTCTTGAGCAAAAATTCCGAGATGCGCTTAGCATGCAGGTCGAATTAACCCGCAGCAAGCGAGGGGGTAAATTGGTGGTTCAATTCTATAGTGAAGAAGAACTTGAATGGCTTTACCGGCGTATAACCGGTGAAGATTTTGGCATATAA
- a CDS encoding DUF4349 domain-containing protein: protein MKSSSFFSSHRRLFLFGSIALLVLLVGSVAIGIMASPRVGNVFDEVSSGIGYAPQPTAAAAGSAAKAPAQDYASGSTSTSSGSYNIGTSTDKMIIRNATLNVTVENMEKTLADIRALVAQQQGTIFSSNTTVRNEQTYATLVLQIPSGAFDETMTRLRALAYKVDSENTTSQDVTEEYVDLDSQMRNLKATEAQLLDLLKKATNVNETLTVQRELTNVRGEIERRQGRMNYLQKKSDYSLVTLNISPKGAPSTLKVGNNWDFGLILSDAWEGSLRGLQGLATVTVTLAVYGIWLVPLLVLGFYFGRKFYRRFRSLASQQTN from the coding sequence ATGAAATCCTCAAGCTTTTTTTCTTCACATCGTCGTCTGTTTCTTTTCGGCTCAATCGCGCTGCTTGTGCTGCTGGTTGGTTCAGTGGCAATAGGTATAATGGCAAGCCCCAGAGTAGGAAATGTTTTTGATGAGGTTTCGAGCGGAATTGGCTATGCGCCGCAACCCACCGCTGCTGCCGCCGGTTCTGCCGCTAAAGCGCCCGCACAGGATTATGCTAGCGGCTCAACCTCTACAAGTTCTGGCAGCTATAATATAGGGACAAGCACGGACAAGATGATAATCCGCAATGCTACCTTAAATGTGACCGTAGAAAATATGGAAAAGACGCTGGCTGATATTCGGGCGCTGGTGGCGCAGCAACAAGGTACGATATTTAGTAGCAATACTACTGTCCGCAATGAACAAACATATGCCACTTTGGTGTTGCAGATTCCATCCGGCGCGTTTGATGAAACAATGACCCGCCTACGCGCTCTGGCTTATAAAGTGGATAGCGAAAATACTACCAGCCAGGATGTCACCGAAGAATATGTTGATTTGGACTCGCAAATGCGTAACCTTAAAGCAACCGAAGCTCAGTTGTTAGACTTGCTGAAAAAGGCTACTAACGTGAATGAAACGCTGACGGTTCAACGCGAATTAACCAACGTTCGCGGCGAAATCGAGCGTCGGCAAGGCAGAATGAACTATTTGCAGAAAAAGAGCGATTATTCGCTGGTAACTCTCAATATTTCGCCTAAAGGCGCACCCTCTACATTGAAAGTGGGCAATAACTGGGACTTCGGCTTAATCTTGTCGGATGCGTGGGAAGGTTCTCTGCGTGGTTTGCAGGGACTGGCAACCGTAACCGTAACCCTCGCGGTATATGGCATTTGGCTTGTGCCTTTGCTAGTACTGGGCTTCTACTTCGGCAGGAAATTCTACCGTCGCTTCCGCTCACTCGCTTCGCAGCAAACTAATTAA
- the ndk gene encoding nucleoside-diphosphate kinase, translating into MSLERTLIIVKPDGVQRGLTGEIIKRFEQRGLKFVGMKLMHISTELANKHYGIHQGKPFFEGLVKYITSSPVVVAVLEGKKAIEVVRNTMGSTNPVSAPLGTIRGDLAVEIGRNLVHGSDSPENAAIEINLFFKPEELVSYERDTDKWIME; encoded by the coding sequence GTGAGCCTCGAACGAACCCTGATTATTGTTAAACCTGATGGTGTACAGCGCGGCTTGACCGGTGAAATTATCAAACGCTTCGAGCAACGCGGCTTAAAATTTGTCGGTATGAAGTTGATGCACATTTCAACTGAACTTGCCAATAAACACTACGGAATCCATCAGGGTAAGCCCTTCTTCGAGGGGTTGGTAAAATACATTACCAGCAGCCCGGTAGTGGTAGCAGTCCTCGAAGGCAAAAAAGCGATTGAAGTCGTCCGCAACACTATGGGTTCCACCAACCCGGTATCTGCCCCTCTAGGTACAATTCGTGGTGATTTGGCAGTAGAAATTGGGCGCAACCTAGTACATGGTTCTGACTCCCCGGAGAACGCTGCGATAGAAATCAATCTTTTCTTCAAACCCGAAGAATTGGTAAGCTACGAGCGCGACACCGATAAATGGATCATGGAGTAA
- a CDS encoding roadblock/LC7 domain-containing protein, with translation MAKYFEELVKLDGVIGGLLVGKDGLVVQSLMIEEEDAEILGAMAASTFDTVARTTERLGIGKLNDAIVGAAEGSLQMREAGDLVLVVICQPPYNVGEVRLAMAKAARRARDDFQE, from the coding sequence ATGGCTAAGTATTTTGAGGAATTGGTTAAACTTGACGGAGTTATTGGCGGTCTCCTTGTTGGAAAAGATGGTTTGGTAGTTCAGAGCCTCATGATAGAAGAAGAAGACGCTGAAATTTTAGGTGCGATGGCAGCCAGCACCTTCGATACAGTAGCACGTACCACTGAAAGGCTGGGTATTGGCAAGCTAAATGATGCAATCGTAGGCGCGGCAGAAGGCTCATTGCAAATGCGCGAAGCAGGAGATTTGGTATTGGTCGTCATTTGCCAACCCCCCTACAATGTAGGCGAAGTGCGACTGGCGATGGCAAAAGCCGCACGCAGAGCGCGAGACGATTTTCAGGAATAG
- the ligA gene encoding NAD-dependent DNA ligase LigA produces the protein MNHTPENEDALSRRVAELIHRLEYHNYRYYILDDPIISDVEYDALYRELKQIEESHPELISDDSPTRRVGVSTAQTDFAKVRHPYPMLSLSNVFSMEDLVRWDTAARKFFPGKVDFEYVVEPKIDGLSVALTYEDGVLVRGATRGDGTIGEDITLNIKTIKSVPLKLRQLEGKPVPRRIEVRGEVYLAIKDFETLNRELAEKGEKLFANPRNSAAGSLRQKDPAISASRPLSIFLYNLGYIEDGLEIQTQTQALEYFRELGFRTAKDIKLCRTLEEVENCVRDWLARRDSLDFEIDGAVIKLNDFKTQELLGYVGRDPRWATAYKFPAREATTVLKAITISVRRTGSITPKAVLEPVQIGGTTVQNATLFNEDEIRRLHLKIGDTVLVKRAGDVIPNIVKVLDERRTGNETDFEMPKNCPSCGFPTRRDPEYAVLYCTNNSFDCPDRIRDWINHFTQTMGMEGLGVKITNRFYDEGFIRDFADIYSLKKEQLTSLERFGERLADKLLAQIEESKQRPLSQLLAALGIEGIGQKAAEMLAQHFKSLARLRAATIDEIAEIKGMGKVAAQSIVDFFANARNVALVDKLLAFGVRTSDPEDSDEKSSKPFSGMTFVLTGKLLNYTRQSAEELLKRKGATVGSSVSKNTTYVVAGEDSGSKLAKAQALGIKILSEQEFEKLVKD, from the coding sequence ATGAACCATACTCCAGAAAATGAAGATGCGTTATCGCGGCGGGTCGCTGAGCTAATACATCGGCTTGAATATCACAATTACCGTTACTACATACTAGATGACCCAATTATTAGCGATGTCGAATATGACGCTTTATATCGCGAACTAAAGCAAATAGAGGAATCTCACCCCGAACTGATTTCAGATGATTCGCCTACTCGCCGGGTGGGCGTTTCTACCGCTCAGACCGATTTTGCTAAAGTGCGCCACCCTTACCCCATGTTGAGCTTGAGTAATGTGTTTAGCATGGAAGATTTGGTGCGTTGGGATACTGCCGCTCGCAAATTCTTTCCCGGCAAGGTTGACTTTGAATATGTAGTAGAACCTAAAATTGACGGACTTTCGGTTGCGCTTACCTATGAGGATGGCGTGTTGGTGCGTGGCGCAACGCGGGGTGATGGCACTATTGGCGAAGATATTACACTGAATATCAAGACCATTAAGAGCGTGCCGCTCAAGTTGCGTCAATTAGAGGGTAAGCCTGTTCCCCGCCGCATTGAAGTTAGGGGCGAGGTTTATCTGGCTATAAAAGATTTTGAAACACTGAATCGTGAATTGGCAGAAAAGGGGGAGAAGCTTTTTGCCAACCCTCGCAACAGCGCTGCCGGTTCTTTACGCCAAAAAGACCCTGCCATTTCAGCTTCGCGACCGCTTAGTATCTTTCTATATAACCTCGGTTATATAGAAGATGGCTTGGAAATTCAAACCCAGACTCAAGCGCTCGAATATTTTCGGGAACTTGGCTTTCGCACCGCCAAAGATATTAAGCTATGCCGAACTCTTGAAGAAGTGGAAAACTGCGTCAGAGATTGGCTGGCACGCCGCGACTCGCTCGATTTTGAGATTGACGGCGCAGTGATTAAGCTTAACGATTTCAAGACTCAGGAATTGTTGGGCTATGTAGGGCGCGACCCGCGTTGGGCTACCGCTTATAAATTTCCGGCGCGAGAAGCTACTACCGTTTTGAAAGCTATTACCATATCGGTACGGCGCACGGGTAGTATCACCCCAAAAGCAGTACTTGAGCCGGTGCAAATCGGCGGTACTACTGTACAAAACGCTACCCTCTTTAATGAGGATGAGATTCGCCGCTTGCATTTGAAAATCGGCGATACGGTATTGGTTAAGCGCGCCGGAGATGTGATTCCCAACATTGTGAAGGTTCTCGATGAGCGGCGCACAGGCAATGAAACCGACTTCGAGATGCCCAAAAATTGCCCCAGTTGTGGCTTCCCAACCCGCCGTGACCCTGAATACGCGGTTTTATATTGTACCAACAACTCGTTTGATTGCCCTGACCGCATCCGTGACTGGATTAATCATTTTACCCAGACGATGGGTATGGAAGGGTTGGGCGTAAAAATAACCAACCGTTTCTATGATGAAGGCTTTATCCGCGACTTTGCCGATATTTACAGCCTTAAAAAAGAACAGTTGACCTCCCTTGAGCGTTTTGGCGAAAGACTTGCCGATAAGTTGTTGGCACAAATTGAGGAAAGCAAACAACGCCCGCTCTCGCAACTGCTGGCAGCTTTGGGAATTGAGGGTATCGGGCAGAAAGCGGCTGAAATGCTGGCACAGCACTTTAAGAGCCTTGCGCGTCTAAGGGCTGCTACCATAGATGAAATTGCCGAGATAAAAGGGATGGGTAAGGTTGCGGCACAGAGTATCGTTGATTTTTTTGCCAATGCTCGCAACGTTGCGTTGGTGGATAAATTGCTAGCTTTCGGGGTGCGTACTAGCGACCCGGAAGATAGCGATGAGAAAAGCAGCAAACCCTTTTCCGGTATGACCTTTGTTTTGACCGGAAAATTGCTAAACTATACTCGGCAATCGGCTGAGGAGTTGCTCAAGCGCAAAGGCGCTACCGTGGGCAGTTCGGTCAGCAAAAATACAACCTATGTGGTTGCGGGTGAGGATTCTGGAAGTAAACTCGCAAAAGCTCAGGCGCTCGGAATCAAAATTCTATCTGAGCAAGAATTTGAAAAATTGGTCAAGGATTAG
- the dnaN gene encoding DNA polymerase III subunit beta, with the protein MKVSCLQEQLSKGLSVVGRAVSTKTTLPVLNHILIATETTDDGGRLKLAATNLEISITYWVSARVDEPGEITIPARLLSDFVSSLGNEQVHMSLDEQTLSLNVRSARYEANIKGIPAEDFPTLPNVTNPGNSAEIASNVFREAVSQVAFAASTDETRPVLTGLYASFNGDKVTMAAADSFRLAVKEASLLSSVSNNFSIILPARAMLELSRIVSDDDSPIEISVTANRSQALFKAQGIDFTSSLIEGSFPNFQHIIPKRFDTRTLISTADLLKAVKVSSLFARDSGGNIIRMAVTPGEDITPGSVMLTANAAEVGDNRNELEATVEGQPAQIAFNAKYLTDVLGAINTAQVAIELQSPSNPGVIKPVGKEDYTHVIMPMHLANR; encoded by the coding sequence ATGAAGGTTAGTTGCCTGCAAGAACAACTCAGCAAGGGCTTGTCGGTAGTCGGGCGTGCCGTTTCCACCAAGACTACATTACCGGTTTTAAATCATATTCTGATTGCTACCGAAACTACCGATGATGGCGGGCGGTTAAAGTTGGCTGCGACTAATCTTGAAATCAGTATAACCTACTGGGTGTCGGCGCGTGTGGATGAACCGGGCGAAATCACTATACCGGCGCGCCTTCTTTCTGATTTTGTTTCCAGCCTCGGCAATGAACAAGTACATATGAGCCTTGATGAACAAACCCTTTCGCTCAATGTACGTAGCGCTCGTTATGAAGCCAATATAAAGGGTATTCCCGCCGAAGATTTCCCAACCCTACCAAATGTAACCAATCCCGGCAATAGCGCCGAAATCGCTTCTAATGTTTTCCGGGAGGCTGTGAGTCAGGTGGCTTTTGCTGCCAGCACCGATGAAACTCGCCCGGTATTGACCGGACTTTATGCCAGTTTTAACGGTGATAAAGTCACTATGGCGGCAGCGGATAGTTTCAGACTTGCGGTTAAAGAAGCTTCTTTGCTATCTTCGGTAAGCAATAATTTCAGTATAATTCTGCCTGCTCGCGCTATGTTAGAGCTTTCCCGTATTGTTAGTGACGATGATTCGCCGATCGAAATCAGCGTTACTGCCAATAGGAGTCAGGCTTTGTTCAAAGCGCAAGGGATTGATTTTACCAGCAGCTTGATTGAAGGGAGTTTCCCCAATTTCCAGCATATCATCCCCAAACGGTTTGATACCCGCACCTTGATTAGTACCGCCGATTTGCTCAAAGCCGTTAAGGTATCCAGCTTGTTTGCGCGGGATAGCGGCGGCAATATAATTCGGATGGCGGTTACTCCGGGCGAGGATATAACTCCCGGTAGCGTTATGCTGACGGCTAATGCGGCTGAAGTGGGCGATAACCGCAACGAGCTTGAAGCGACGGTAGAGGGACAGCCCGCCCAGATCGCTTTTAACGCCAAATATTTAACCGATGTTCTAGGAGCGATAAACACCGCGCAGGTTGCCATCGAACTCCAATCTCCTAGTAATCCGGGCGTTATCAAACCGGTAGGCAAAGAGGATTACACCCACGTAATTATGCCGATGCACCTCGCCAATCGCTAG
- a CDS encoding SAM-dependent methyltransferase gives MSQTILTASPDFISTALEELCEADPALTVEKLLGDGVSLVSGPMDFETLSTRLQKLEPVFLRHICPVWLIHKMREREELAALTQVLVELPATARLLSQGVSFSVQARFLGEDPQHVLTAYAIKEDISQSIITKFGAVENIKTPDVVVSVAVYEATAYVGISKVSQNLSDWAGGMRRFARESQQISRAEFKLLEAMDIFGLKLPESGSALDLGAAPGGWTRLLLKNGLQVVAVDPAELDPRLNSYTNLRHFRGHAADYLRLAQKQRRRFDIILSDMRVDARVTAELMGQFANLLPPRGHGLATLKLPFASPELDPVLHMRQSLTLLRQSFRLVQAKHLFHNRQEVTVFLEK, from the coding sequence ATGTCACAAACTATCTTAACTGCGTCTCCTGATTTTATCAGTACTGCCCTTGAAGAACTGTGTGAAGCCGATCCTGCCCTTACAGTTGAAAAGCTACTTGGCGACGGTGTTTCACTGGTATCCGGTCCTATGGACTTTGAAACCCTCTCTACGCGCTTGCAAAAGCTTGAGCCGGTATTCTTAAGACATATCTGCCCTGTTTGGCTGATTCATAAAATGCGCGAGCGGGAAGAATTAGCTGCCCTTACCCAAGTTTTGGTAGAGTTGCCCGCTACCGCCCGTTTACTATCTCAGGGAGTTTCCTTTTCGGTACAGGCGCGCTTTTTAGGCGAAGACCCGCAGCATGTTTTAACCGCTTACGCCATTAAAGAGGACATATCCCAAAGCATAATAACCAAATTTGGAGCGGTTGAGAATATCAAAACGCCCGACGTAGTGGTTTCGGTGGCGGTTTACGAAGCTACTGCTTATGTTGGGATTTCAAAGGTAAGCCAGAACTTGAGCGATTGGGCAGGTGGGATGCGCCGTTTCGCCCGTGAGTCGCAACAAATCAGCCGCGCCGAGTTTAAATTGCTGGAAGCTATGGATATTTTCGGGCTAAAACTGCCGGAGTCGGGTAGTGCGCTTGACCTTGGAGCTGCGCCGGGTGGTTGGACGCGCCTTTTGCTCAAAAACGGGTTACAGGTAGTAGCGGTTGACCCGGCAGAATTAGACCCACGTCTGAACTCCTATACAAACCTACGCCATTTTCGAGGGCATGCTGCCGATTACCTGCGTTTGGCGCAAAAGCAGCGACGACGCTTTGACATAATTTTAAGCGATATGCGCGTAGATGCGCGCGTTACTGCCGAGCTTATGGGGCAATTTGCCAACCTATTACCGCCTAGAGGTCATGGACTGGCAACTCTCAAACTGCCTTTCGCTTCGCCCGAACTTGACCCGGTATTGCACATGCGCCAATCGCTAACCCTGTTGCGCCAAAGTTTCCGCCTCGTCCAAGCAAAGCATCTGTTCCACAATCGACAGGAAGTCACCGTTTTTCTGGAGAAATAA
- a CDS encoding esterase/lipase family protein, which translates to MNEPVVIAGGFLTEPGDYLSWIKALNKPPYSRKVYVSTVGRIRWAITRDDSFQPQILDLERVIKLALQRTGAEKVWLVGHSAGGRIARLWMGERPYGGLKCNGHRFVRGLISLGSPYTTKEPWATKSAAYANKYYPGAYYPDITYVSAIGKSVFARRNGSPAERFAYQSYKLQWPDNPNQWGDGFITVDGAYMPGAENHVLDGIYHYGLFGRIDYSHPSAAKIWAKHLEQEA; encoded by the coding sequence ATGAATGAACCTGTTGTGATAGCGGGTGGCTTTCTAACCGAACCCGGCGATTACCTTTCTTGGATTAAAGCGCTGAATAAGCCTCCCTATTCCCGAAAAGTCTATGTTTCAACGGTAGGAAGAATCAGGTGGGCAATTACCCGTGATGATAGTTTTCAGCCCCAAATACTTGATCTGGAAAGAGTTATAAAACTAGCCCTCCAGCGTACCGGAGCAGAAAAAGTTTGGCTGGTTGGACACAGCGCAGGAGGACGCATCGCGCGCCTATGGATGGGCGAAAGACCCTACGGGGGGCTAAAGTGTAACGGACATCGGTTTGTACGCGGGTTGATTTCTTTAGGCTCACCTTATACCACCAAAGAACCGTGGGCAACTAAAAGCGCCGCCTATGCCAACAAATATTATCCCGGCGCATACTACCCCGATATCACTTACGTATCGGCTATTGGCAAAAGTGTATTCGCACGTCGCAACGGTTCTCCGGCAGAGCGTTTCGCCTATCAATCTTACAAATTACAGTGGCCTGATAACCCTAACCAATGGGGTGACGGTTTTATAACGGTGGATGGCGCTTATATGCCCGGCGCAGAAAATCATGTGCTGGATGGAATATACCATTACGGGTTATTTGGGCGCATAGATTATTCTCACCCATCGGCTGCCAAAATCTGGGCAAAGCATCTTGAGCAGGAAGCTTAA